The genomic region CAGCAGAACGACAGCGACAGACTGTTTTGTCTGACTGAGCCACGCTTGCATTGCCTCGGCGCGCCCCACCGCTACCGTCGTCACGAGAGGATAATGATCGCTTCTCTTGAACGCGTAGAGGCGATGGGTACCATCGACATTCGACGCAAAATCCACGGTGCCCGATGAGGTGTTGCGCAAATATTCGGAGAATATCGGCGCGCGAGACAGATCACGGCCGATGTCTTCCACTTGAAAGGGATACCTCACCAGCAGGCGCCCTTCGGATGAAGTCAGGCTGATCGCGCCGAATTGCCCTACATGGATGCTTCGATAAAGTTTGAGGAAGTGTTCGAGGCTGAGGGTCGCGGCGATCACCCCGGCAAAACTTCCATCGGGGTGATCGATGCGTCGGCTGACCGAAATCACCCAGGCGCAACTGACACGGCTGAGAATCGCCGGGCCGATATGGACGCCGCGATCCGGCGTGTTGCGGTGATACTGGAAGAACGCTCGATCTGCGTTGTTGCTATTGGATGAGATCGGCGTGTGGGTCGAGAATAGCCAGTCCCCATGGGCGTCATACAGCACCACGCTATTTAACTGCGGGAGTGCGTCCATCTCCTGAGCAACCAACTTGCTCAGCCGTTCGAGTTGCTGCGGGCCGGTGCCGTCTTTCTCGATCCGTTCTGTCAGGCCCAGCAATAACACTTCACTTTGCTTGAAGGTGCCCTCGGTGTAAGTGTTGAGCGCCTGAGTCAGATTCAATGTGTCGGTGTTGATGTCGCTCAAGGTGTTCTGTCGGGCTGTCCATATCTGCCAGGCCGTCAGCAGCACCACGGAGACACACACCAGAAAGATCAGAAAAGTGGCAAGTCGAAGATCGCGTTTCAAGGAAGTACCGGGCTGTTGAATACACTGGCGTCAGAGGCTGTGCATTATAGAGGCTTTTGGCCACCACTGCTGAAGCATATGGATAGGTCAGCCCTGCGCAGGGAATGCTTCCACTCTTAGTTTCTCCATCACCAGTTCAATGAAGGCCGATACCGCCAGCGGCAGATGCTGCCGGCTCGGGTAAAGCACATGCAGGCCAAAGCCTGCGCGCTGGTAGTGTGGCAACACACGTACAAGTCGGCCCGCCTGAAGATCGAGCCTGGCGAGCGTCGGCGGCAGCAGCGCGATGCCCAGGCCAGCCACCGTAGCCTTGCGCAATGCCTGAGCCGTGTTACCGCTAAAACGGCTGGCGATTTGCACTTCTTCCTCCACACCCTCTGGACCGGTCAGACGCCAGGTGGTGAAGCCGCTGGGATGGGCGAAACTCACGCAGTCATGGTTCACCAGGTCCTGCAACGTACCGGGCATACCGCGAACAGCGATGTAAGCCGGACTCGCCACCAGGCCCTCGCTGCCTGCACCGAAGAGCTGGCGCCCGACGTAACCTGAGTCTTGCAGCGGACCGCCGCGAAACGCGATGTCGATACGCTCGGCGATCAAGTCGGCTCGGGCATCACTGAGCACGAAATCAAGCCGCACCCGCGGATGCGCGGCGAGAAAATCAGCCACCCATTCCATTGGGAAGAAGTCGAAGAAATCCGCCGTCGCGGCAATGCGCACCAGGCCGCTGGGTTCCTGGCTGCCCGTCATCAACTCGTGCCCGGCCTCGATCAGCCCGTCCACCGCGCCCACGCAGCGCTCGTGAAAAGCCTGCCCGGCATGGGTCAGCGTCAACTTGCGCGTGGAGCGTTGCAGCAGTCGTGTGTCGAGTTGCGCCTCGAGCTGCTGGACACGTCGGCTGACTGTGTTGGGCGGCATGCCCAGCCGCCGCGCCGCTTCGGCGAAACTGCCGCTGCGGACCACTTGGACAAACAAGGCAATGTCATTCAGGTCGAGCATAAAGCGATAATTCCAGCAAAAAATGGATGGGCGCAATCCAATTCTGCCATCTAATCAACCAATCCGGGCACGCTTAACCTTCTTGCATCGCAGCAGTTAGCCCTCTAACTGCGTAAACCACAGGCAAGGACATCATTTTCCATGACTCAAACTTCATCTCTCTCCCCTATTCAAAACCGCATCCTTTGGGGTGTTCGCATCTTTCTGGCCTTGGCGTTCGCTGCGGCCGGCATCGCCAAGCTGGCCGGCGCGCCGCAAATGGTCCAGGTGTTCGACGCCGTCGGTGCCGGGCAATGGTTTCGTTACCTGACCGGTGCCATTGAAGTGGCTGGCGCTGTGTTGCTGCTGATCCCGGTCACGAGCTTTTTCGCCGGGCTGCTGCTGACGGCGACCATGACCGGCGCAATGGTCACGCATCTCTTCGTGATTGGCGGCAATCCCGCCCCTGCCCTGGTGCTGCTGGCGATGTCTGCCTTCGTGGCCTGGCGTCAGAAACCCGTGGCCTTGCTCGGTGCGGCGCGCTGATCCATGCCCAAGGCGACCGGCTCAAGACTTGAGGAAAACCTATGAACAGCATCGTCACAACACCAACGCGCGCCATCGTTCACCGCACCTCCGGCAGCACTCACGGGCCGATCACGCGACTGATGAGCCCTGGCGACCTGGGCCAGTTGTTGAAGCCTTTTGTGTTTCTTGACCTCTTCGGCTTCAAGCCCCAAGGCGGGCAGAAAGGTTTCGGCATGCATCCGCACTCAGGGATCGCAACGCTGACCTACATGATTGAAGGCGGTGTGGTGTACGAAGACACCACGGGCAAGACGGGCGTGCTGCCCACCGAAGGTGTGGAGTGGATGCGCGCCGGTAATGGCGTGTGGCACGACGCCAAACCAGTCAGCGACGGCTCAATATCGGGCTTCCAACTCTGGGTCGCCCTGCCCGCTTCACACGAAAACGCACCAGCGGAAAGTCTCTACTTGGCGCCCTCGCAGATCCCGCAAGCCGGCCCGGCGCGTGTGCTGCTCGGACGCCACCGCGCAGCGCAAAGTGCGATTGCGGCACCTTCGGACATGAACTACCTCGTCGTGCGCTTGAAAGACGGAGAACGCTGGCGCTATACACCTCCCGCCGGCCACAACGTCGCGTGGCTGGCGGTCAATGCCGGTCGGCTGGACGTTGGTGGCCCGGTCAATACTGGCGAGTTGGCGGTGTTCGAGGAGTCAGACCAACCCATCGATTTTGTGGCGCACGGCGACACGTCTTTCGTGCTGGGCTCGGCGGTGAAGCATCCGCACGATTTGGTGATGGGGCGTTATTCAGTCCACACCAGCAGAGCGGCACTGGCGCAGGGCGAAGCTGAAATTCAGCGCATTGGCGCACGTCTGTTTCATGAGGGACGGCTGGCCTAGCACTCGCTAAATGCCATATCTGCATCACTTGGTAAAACCTGATATGTTGTACGACGACAGATGAGTTGGCGTAATTCATCTGTCGTCCTCGTACCTATAACAACAAGGAATTACCCATGAAAAAAGTGAAACTGATTATCGGTTT from Pseudomonas sp. GGS8 harbors:
- a CDS encoding pirin family protein, whose product is MNSIVTTPTRAIVHRTSGSTHGPITRLMSPGDLGQLLKPFVFLDLFGFKPQGGQKGFGMHPHSGIATLTYMIEGGVVYEDTTGKTGVLPTEGVEWMRAGNGVWHDAKPVSDGSISGFQLWVALPASHENAPAESLYLAPSQIPQAGPARVLLGRHRAAQSAIAAPSDMNYLVVRLKDGERWRYTPPAGHNVAWLAVNAGRLDVGGPVNTGELAVFEESDQPIDFVAHGDTSFVLGSAVKHPHDLVMGRYSVHTSRAALAQGEAEIQRIGARLFHEGRLA
- a CDS encoding DoxX family protein, with product MTQTSSLSPIQNRILWGVRIFLALAFAAAGIAKLAGAPQMVQVFDAVGAGQWFRYLTGAIEVAGAVLLLIPVTSFFAGLLLTATMTGAMVTHLFVIGGNPAPALVLLAMSAFVAWRQKPVALLGAAR
- a CDS encoding sensor domain-containing diguanylate cyclase → MKRDLRLATFLIFLVCVSVVLLTAWQIWTARQNTLSDINTDTLNLTQALNTYTEGTFKQSEVLLLGLTERIEKDGTGPQQLERLSKLVAQEMDALPQLNSVVLYDAHGDWLFSTHTPISSNSNNADRAFFQYHRNTPDRGVHIGPAILSRVSCAWVISVSRRIDHPDGSFAGVIAATLSLEHFLKLYRSIHVGQFGAISLTSSEGRLLVRYPFQVEDIGRDLSRAPIFSEYLRNTSSGTVDFASNVDGTHRLYAFKRSDHYPLVTTVAVGRAEAMQAWLSQTKQSVAVVLLLLGLLVALGRRLISHISRRIRAEEKLLATQTALIELNQTLEVLASEDKLTGLANRRHFDQFLDVEFKRAKRLASPLSLILIDVDFFKPYNDHYGHLAGDECLRIIAQAIKHCVRRPGDMTARYGGEEIAVVMPNTDESGARTVAEAILSGITAEQLAHLSSPLGIVTVSLGMATYVADGSDPDEKALISRADRALYVAKSQGRNQLSIA
- a CDS encoding LysR family transcriptional regulator; protein product: MLDLNDIALFVQVVRSGSFAEAARRLGMPPNTVSRRVQQLEAQLDTRLLQRSTRKLTLTHAGQAFHERCVGAVDGLIEAGHELMTGSQEPSGLVRIAATADFFDFFPMEWVADFLAAHPRVRLDFVLSDARADLIAERIDIAFRGGPLQDSGYVGRQLFGAGSEGLVASPAYIAVRGMPGTLQDLVNHDCVSFAHPSGFTTWRLTGPEGVEEEVQIASRFSGNTAQALRKATVAGLGIALLPPTLARLDLQAGRLVRVLPHYQRAGFGLHVLYPSRQHLPLAVSAFIELVMEKLRVEAFPAQG